A single window of Vibrio campbellii CAIM 519 = NBRC 15631 = ATCC 25920 DNA harbors:
- a CDS encoding TIGR03643 family protein: MTLSDDALSRIIEMAWEDRTPFEAIEHQFGLNENGVISLMRRHLKPRSFKLWRQRVSGRNTKHLKLRSPDVNRGYCPTQYKQR; encoded by the coding sequence ATGACACTCAGCGACGACGCGCTATCCCGAATCATAGAAATGGCATGGGAAGACAGAACCCCGTTTGAAGCCATTGAGCATCAATTCGGCCTGAACGAAAATGGCGTTATCAGCCTGATGCGTCGCCACCTCAAACCTCGCAGTTTCAAGCTTTGGCGACAACGTGTATCTGGACGCAACACCAAGCACTTAAAACTGCGCTCACCAGACGTAAACAGAGGCTATTGTCCAACGCAGTACAAACAACGTTGA